A DNA window from Babylonia areolata isolate BAREFJ2019XMU chromosome 28, ASM4173473v1, whole genome shotgun sequence contains the following coding sequences:
- the LOC143302064 gene encoding uncharacterized protein LOC143302064 isoform X2 has product MLFCFYKQQIRHEGVMTATGRKHVILLTCLTAAILVSMVTVRSPKRSLEAVLAPPPPAGDVTSASRHQLWQLLGVPPTQSQRVQKLCTCNTSGRALHPCAVSNKFRFRQQHSVGVGHGGSPSCVRMTSPIFPRDLWTSRDPLAKVASEIAYGRTEVVPRATVSANERTPRVAHYLCEENCTVTFTFFLSVLSALHVGGMGHVMIHGPVAPSGEWWAKLQEKRADVVKFVQRNHSREEEHNSSSHKTTNEMQRYITRTEILMQHGGVFHDSHVIWTHKLPDYFLYCEAVVSPDWRSLGSWPESVNHGLILASKNAAYLKQLLKMYRENANTENPWLVDSFLSYRLIELDPTLVYVYPRLQIKCFQQVCFPKWSVSSRSVSMGNRSGHQFDWRRDTLSVHWIPGTAPELGLEHVRLDPETITEIAEHVLRSAGENTSEAEFYA; this is encoded by the exons atgcttttttgtttttacaaacaaCAGATTAGACACGAAG GCGTCATGACCGCAACAGGTAGGAAACACGTCATTCTCCTCACCTGTCTGACCGCCGCCATCTTGGTTTCCATGGTGACAGTGCGCAGCCCCAAACGCTCCTTGGAGGCCGTGTTGGCGCCGCCGCCACCGGCCGGTGACGTCACTTCCGCTTCTCGACACCAGCTGTGGCAGCTGTTAGGA GTTCCCCCCACACAGTCACAGCGCGTGCAGAAGCTGTGCACGTGCAACACGAGTGGCCGAGCTCTCCACCCGTGCGCAGTCAGCAACAAGTTCCGTTTCCGGCAGCAGCACAGCGTGGGTGTGGGTCATGGGGGCAGTCCTTCCTGTGTGCGCATGACGTCGCCCATCTTCCCACGTGACCTGTGGACGTCACGTGACCCTCTGGCCAAGGTCGCCAGTGAGATCGCGTACGGGcg GACGGAGGTGGTACCACGTGCCACAGTGTCAGCCAATGAACGGACGCCACGTGTGGCCCATTATCTGTGTGAGGAGAACTGCACCGTCACCTTCACCTTCTTCCTCAGCGTGCTCAG CGCTTTGCACGTGGGCGGTATGGGTCACGTGATGATCCACGGCCCGGTGGCGCCCTCTGGGGAGTGGTGGGCCAAGCTACAGGAAAAGAGAGCTGACGTTGTAAAATTCGTTCaaag AAACCATTCTCGCGAAGaagaacacaacagcagcagtcacAAAACCACCAATGAAATGCAGCGTTACATCACTCGCACGGAAATACTGATGCAGCATGGGGGCGTCTTCCATGACAGTCACGTGATATGGACGCATAAGCTTCCGGACTATTTTCTGTATTGTGAAGCGGTAGTGTCCCCTGACTGGCGAAGTCTTGGCAGCTGGCCAGAGTCCGTGAATCACGGCTTGATTCTGGCCAGCAAGAATGCTGCGTATTTGAAGCAGCTGTTGAAA ATGTACCGTGAGAACGCCAACACAGAGAATCCATGGCTAGTGGACAGCTTCCTGTCGTACAGACTGATAGAACTGGACCCCACCTTGGTCTACGTCTACCCTCGgttacag atcaagTGTTTCCAACAGGTCTGTTTCCCAAAGTGGAGCGTAAGCAGCCGCTCTGTGTCCATGGGAAACAGGTCCGGGCACCAGTTTGACTGGCGAAGGGACACGCTCAGCGTGCACTGGATCCCGGGAACCGCTCCCGAACTGGGGCTCGAGCACGTTCGGCTCGATCCGGAAACCATCACGGAAATTGCCGAACACGTGTTGCGCTCGGCGGGAGAAAACACTTCCGAGGCCGAGTTTTATGCGTGA
- the LOC143302064 gene encoding uncharacterized protein LOC143302064 isoform X1: MINSALTDASKLSHAQEDTYKLSSLRKHALKLFDFRRKEAAKNTRFQSYSKQLSKTPQQLSQPHNTAVVQENHRGKPPVIGPSQPMPDMILHFVWCGEFRFLDFRNYLSIKSAIQLIQPKRIMFHYQFLPMRDPDGYFTWFEQLRSEYPNMAMSVIDKSYDIFRNSFAQYAFVFETLRRYGGIFVPEDSLVLRIPPRLREVSFATGISSCNMRVFFAGIAVARKGQFEVPPTQSQRVQKLCTCNTSGRALHPCAVSNKFRFRQQHSVGVGHGGSPSCVRMTSPIFPRDLWTSRDPLAKVASEIAYGRTEVVPRATVSANERTPRVAHYLCEENCTVTFTFFLSVLSALHVGGMGHVMIHGPVAPSGEWWAKLQEKRADVVKFVQRNHSREEEHNSSSHKTTNEMQRYITRTEILMQHGGVFHDSHVIWTHKLPDYFLYCEAVVSPDWRSLGSWPESVNHGLILASKNAAYLKQLLKMYRENANTENPWLVDSFLSYRLIELDPTLVYVYPRLQIKCFQQVCFPKWSVSSRSVSMGNRSGHQFDWRRDTLSVHWIPGTAPELGLEHVRLDPETITEIAEHVLRSAGENTSEAEFYA; encoded by the exons ATGATCAACAGTGCACTAACAGATGCTTCAAAATTGAGCCATGCCCAAGAAGACACCTACAAGCTGAGCAGCTTACGCAAACATGCCTTGAAACTGTTCGACTTCAGACGAAAAGAGGCCGCGAAAAACACACGATTCCAGTCTTATTCCAAACAACTGTCCAAAACTCCCCAGCAGTTGTCACAGCCTCACAACACAGCCGTTGTTCAGGAAAACCACAGAGGAAAACCTCCAGTCATCGGACCATCCCAACCCATGCCGGACATGATTCTTCATTTCGTGTGGTGTGGAGAATTCAGGTTCTTGGACTTCAGGAACTACCTGTCCATCAAGAGCGCTATCCAACTCATCCAGCCTAAACGAATCATGTTCCATTATCAGTTCCTTCCCATGAGGGATCCGGATGGGTATTTCACCTGGTTCGAGCAGCTCCGCAGTGAATATCCCAACATGGCGATGTCAGTGATCGACAAATCTTACGATATTTTCAGGAACAGTTTCGCGCAGTACGCTTTTGTTTTCGAGACTCTGCGTAGGTACGGGGGGATTTTTGTTCCCGAGGATTCCCTTGTGCTGAGGATCCCCCCGAGACTTCGTGAGGTGAGCTTTGCGACGGGGATTTCCTCCTGTAACATGAGGGTGTTTTTCGCCGGCATTGCGGTCGCCAGAAAGGGACAGTTTGAG GTTCCCCCCACACAGTCACAGCGCGTGCAGAAGCTGTGCACGTGCAACACGAGTGGCCGAGCTCTCCACCCGTGCGCAGTCAGCAACAAGTTCCGTTTCCGGCAGCAGCACAGCGTGGGTGTGGGTCATGGGGGCAGTCCTTCCTGTGTGCGCATGACGTCGCCCATCTTCCCACGTGACCTGTGGACGTCACGTGACCCTCTGGCCAAGGTCGCCAGTGAGATCGCGTACGGGcg GACGGAGGTGGTACCACGTGCCACAGTGTCAGCCAATGAACGGACGCCACGTGTGGCCCATTATCTGTGTGAGGAGAACTGCACCGTCACCTTCACCTTCTTCCTCAGCGTGCTCAG CGCTTTGCACGTGGGCGGTATGGGTCACGTGATGATCCACGGCCCGGTGGCGCCCTCTGGGGAGTGGTGGGCCAAGCTACAGGAAAAGAGAGCTGACGTTGTAAAATTCGTTCaaag AAACCATTCTCGCGAAGaagaacacaacagcagcagtcacAAAACCACCAATGAAATGCAGCGTTACATCACTCGCACGGAAATACTGATGCAGCATGGGGGCGTCTTCCATGACAGTCACGTGATATGGACGCATAAGCTTCCGGACTATTTTCTGTATTGTGAAGCGGTAGTGTCCCCTGACTGGCGAAGTCTTGGCAGCTGGCCAGAGTCCGTGAATCACGGCTTGATTCTGGCCAGCAAGAATGCTGCGTATTTGAAGCAGCTGTTGAAA ATGTACCGTGAGAACGCCAACACAGAGAATCCATGGCTAGTGGACAGCTTCCTGTCGTACAGACTGATAGAACTGGACCCCACCTTGGTCTACGTCTACCCTCGgttacag atcaagTGTTTCCAACAGGTCTGTTTCCCAAAGTGGAGCGTAAGCAGCCGCTCTGTGTCCATGGGAAACAGGTCCGGGCACCAGTTTGACTGGCGAAGGGACACGCTCAGCGTGCACTGGATCCCGGGAACCGCTCCCGAACTGGGGCTCGAGCACGTTCGGCTCGATCCGGAAACCATCACGGAAATTGCCGAACACGTGTTGCGCTCGGCGGGAGAAAACACTTCCGAGGCCGAGTTTTATGCGTGA